GCTAGGACAGCTTCATTCAGTGGATGAAGTTCACTTATTGCAACTCAGGTCTGAGCTCAAAGAAATTAAGGGAAATGTTAGGAGAagtataaaatgttttgaaactcAACCATTATATGTTATTAGAGATGGCTTAGGTCAAATGCTAGAAATTAAAACTGTTCATAGAGAAGATGTTGAAAAGGGAGATGTGAGAACAGCACGTTGGATGTTTGAAACACAGCCTTTGGACACAATTAACAAGGATATCACGGAAATTAAAGTTGTCCGAGGAATATCCATGGAAGAAAATGTCAAAGGTGGGGTGAGTAGGGCAAAGTGGTTATTTGAAACTCAACCTTtggagaaaatcaaagaaaagtcAGAAGAGGTCATCattgaaaaggaaacaataataGGTACAGATGTCTCCAGAAAGTGTTGGATGTTTGAAACTCAGCCATTAGACATTCTAAAAGAAGTTCCTGATGCAGGTCCTCTAAGATCTGAAGAGATAATAGGAGGTGATGTCCAAACTACTAAGTATCTGTTTGAAACACTTCCAATAGAGGCTTTAAAAGATAGCCCTGATGTtggaaaacttcaaaaaattactgcctctgaagaagaaaagggggaTGTTAGGCACCAAAAATGGATTTTCGAAACCCAACCTCTGGAAgacattagagaaaataaaaaagagtacatACGAACAGTGAAACTTGAAGAAGTTGACAGAGGAGATGTAAAGAATTACACACATATCTTTGAATCaaacaatttaattaaatttgatgCATCACATAAAATAGAGGTGGAAGGAGTCACCAGAGGTGCTGTAGAGTTAAACAAATCACTCTTTGAAACAACACCACTATACGCCATTCAAGACCACCTTGGGAAATATCATCAAGTCAAGACAGtccaacaaaaagaaatcctaagAGGTGATGTGAGAAGTTGTAGGTGGCTTTTTGAAACAAGGCCCATTGACCAGTTTGATGAAAGCATTCATAAATTCCAGATAATCAGAGGAATATCTGCTCAAGAAATACAGACCGGAAATGTGAAATCTGCTAAATGGCTATTTGAAACCCAACCTCTTGATTCGATTAAGTATTTTAGTAatgtggaagaaggagaaagtaaaactgAACAAGCGACAGATATCATTAAAGGGGATGTCAAAACTTGCAGGTGGCTTTTTGAAACCCAACCAATGGAGTCTCTTTATGAAAAAGTTTCATTAATGACTGGCAGTGAAGAAATTCATAAGGGAGATGTCAAAGCCTGTACCTGGCTCTTTGAAACTAAGCCACTTGACACCATAAAAGATGACTCTGAAGCAACAGTCAAATTGCAAACTGTAAAACAGGAAGAGATCCAAGGTGGAGATGTTCGTACAGCGTGTTTTCTTTTTGAGACAGAAAATTTGGACAGCAtacaaggagaagaaggaaaagaaatcaaggcCTTGGAAATGGATATCCAAGCTGGGGATGTCTCCAGCATGCGgcataaatttgaaaatcaatctTTAGATTCTATAAGTTCCAGTTCAGAGGAAGTTTTGAAAAAGATCAAAGCCCTAAAGACTGAAGATATTCAGAAAGGTAATGTTTTAAATTGCAGGTGGCTTTTTGAAAACCAACCAATTGATATGATAAAAGAGAGCCAAGAAGGTGATGAATTAGTTAAGACAGTGACAGATGTACAAGGTGGGGATGTAAGAAAAGGGTGCTTTATTTTTGAGACTTTTTCTTTAGATGAGATTAAAGAAGAATCTGACTGTCTCAGcaccaagaaaacaaatactgaagAAGTAATGAAGGGTGACGTAAAGAGCTACAGAATGCTCTTTGAAACCCAGCCACTCTATGCAATTCAAGACCGAGAAGGGTATTACCATGAAGTGACAActgttaaaaaggaagaagtaattcATGGAGATGTACGAGGAACTAGGTGGCTTTTTGAAACAAAACCACTAGACTCAATTAATCAGTCAGAGACTGTGTATGTTATTAAATCTGTCACACAGGAAGACATTCAGAAGGGAGATGTTAGTTCTGTCAGATACAAATTTGAAACCCAGCCGCTGGATCAGATTTCAGAAGAAGCACATGATGCTATGTCCACTGTGGAGCATATTCAAGGTGGGGATGTAAAGACAAGTAAACAATTTTTTGAGTCTGAAAATTGTGGTAAGAATACTTATATAAGAACAGTAAGTGTCAACGAAATACAAAAGGGCAATGTTAAAACATCTACTTGGCTATTTGAAACCCACACCATAGATGAGCTGAGAGGAGAAGGGTCAGAATATGAACATATCAAAACGGTCACACAGGAAGATACACAGAAAGGTGATGTTAAGCAAGCCGTGTGGCTTTTTGAAAATCAAACTTTGGATTCTATTAAGGAAGCAGATGAAAACACCACAAAAATCATCAAGGAGGAAATCCCTCCCTCTGATGTCAAGACAACTACATGGCTCTTTGAAACTACACCCCTTCATGAATTTAATGAAAGTAGGGTAGAGAAGGTAGAAATTATTGGCAAGAGCATTAAGGAAACGTTAGGAGAACTCTACTCTCAAAAAGTTATTGCGGCTCCTGGAATCATCATTGAAGCTGATGAAGTTGGGGATGTTCGAATGGCAAAATACAAGCTAATGAATCAAGCATCTCCCGAGATACAGAAAGAAGACATTATCAGGGTTGATCTTAGAAATATAATGGTGAACCTGCTTTCCAAAAGAGACtgtacaaaaaaggaaatttgggttagtgaagaagagaagggaaatgttAATTTGACCAAAACTCAATTATTAAACAGATCAACGGAATTTCatgctgaaaaagaagaaatagtgaGTGGTGATGTACAACAAGCAATAAAAAACCTGTTCTCCGAGGAAAGATCCATAAAGAAAGGCATTTTAATTCAGGaagatgaaagaggagatattaaTATGACTATCTATTGTCTTCTTCATGAAAATGCTGGTGACACAGTTGAGCGTGAAGAAGTAATAGGGGGTGATGTAAAACGTACCATTCATAATTTGCTATCTTCCAtatcaaacaataaaatatctgaaagggCTAAAATCGATGCCTCTGAGAGGGGAAATGTTCAGTTTTTCACAACATGCATAGAAATTGGAGCTTTGGATTATCTTAAACAACTCCAGATGGAGTCAAGTGAAACACTGACAGCTaggaaacaagaaagagaggaagaaataattgGTGGCGATGTGGAGGGTACAAAACTGTTACTAAAGAAAAGGCAGTCTCATGTTGAACGTACTGTTCGTGAAACTGACGTCATCCCAGGAGATGTGCATAATACAGTTAAGGTTTTTATGACAGAGCCTCAGACGACATGTTGCAAGACccccaaagaagaaattataaaaggtGATTTGAAATCAACTCTAAATTCCCTCAGCCAGGCCATAAATCAGAAAACAGTGGCTAAAActgaagaaattataaaaggCGACATGTTGGCCACACTCGAATCACTTAAGGAATCAAACCACCAATGGAAAGAATCTAAACAGCCCAATGCCATCCCTGGTGACATTGAAAAAGCGATTGAATGCCTTGAAAAGACCGCGAACACAAGAACAGAAATCCTGAAAAAGGAACTTATCCGAGATGACCTGGAAATATCATTAAGGAATctgaaagaagcagagagagcttTCAAAGAAGTGGATAAAAGAGCTGTAGTAAAAGAAGATGTGAAAGGTGTGATGGGAGGATCCTCAGAAGAGCAGAAAACAAAGATTCATCAGGTGGCTGTCCAGAGGGACACAAGAAGTGTTCTTCAGCCAAGACCAGGACCATTTGAGCCAGCAGCCAGGTGGCAAGGGAAAGCAGATGTTCCTAATCAAACTACAGGCAAATCTTATCATGGgaatttaatagaagaaagaactgaAGTTACTCTCCCAAAAGCCCCCAAAGGCACTGTAAAGATTGTCATAGATCGCGAACAGAACAATGATGCTCTTGAGAAAAGCCTTAGAAAACTATCTAATTCACACCACAAAGCTATTAACAATGTGCTGGAATCAGGGGACAAAATAGGCATCTGGACTGATACCACAACAGAGCAACATCTTAGTGATGAACATGTGAGCAGACAATTGACTTCAACGGTGTCAGCTAAGGAAAATCTAAAAACTAAGATGTCAGAGACTGTGACAGAACAGAAGAACGCTGTCTATAACTCTATACAATCTGTCGATAAAACAGTGGAAAAGCAACAGACTCAAACTTGCAAACTGAGGAATGACCACCAGAGGACTGAATCTTTCTCTGTAAAGAGTcctaaaaataccaaaaacactAAAATACCAACAGATAAACAAAGCCTTAAGCCCAGCCCAACCCAGGGTCTGGTCAACATGACAGTCAGGGAAACTTGTGAAGCTTCAGAGGACTTGCAGACACAAACTTTGTTAAAGCAAGAACTACAAtgttctaataaatatataaagaaaaagaccatGAACCCTCAACCGACTTTGCCTACAGATCAAGACATATCAGATGTAACACAAGTGAAAGTCTCCCCCAAAAGTCATAGTAAATTTAAGGCAACTGACAAGAAGCAGACTGATGTTCATCTGAAGAGCCAGGACTTTTTAATGAAGACAAATACTTCCACAGACTTAAAAATGGCAATGGAAATGTCCTTTAATTCAATCAATGGCAACCCTgcaaataatggaaaagaaagtgaGTGCTCTCTTCCACCTccatctccacctcctcctccaccttccaaTGCATCATCTGAAATagaatttcctcttcctcctccacctcctttaATGATGGTGCCTGAAAAAAATGCCCCAGAGATGATAAAGGCTGAATTTGAAAGTTTCCCaggcctccctcttcctccaccaccAGAAGTTGATAAATCTGAAAGAGAATGTCTATCAGCGTTTCtaccacctccccctcctccaactCCATCTCTTAAACCAGCgcatctcctttcctcctctgttcAAGAAAAGCACAGGGGAACATTCACACAATATTCCCAAGAAGGCTCGAGTTCTCGGCAAACTCATTCTCAAGCTAAAGTCTTAATAGGAAAATCAGTACTTTTGCCACCTCCCACACTCCCTAAACCCAAATTTCCCAAACAGATAGAAGATAAAAAGAATCGCGGTTCCCCAAAAGTTGAGTTGGAAACTTCCCTGCCAGATACGGAATGTAAAATTACTCCCTCAAAGGGTCAGGAAAGAGTTATAATAATGGCGACTAGCTGTGAACAGACAGAGATGAAGAAGAACATGTCTAGAAGAAGTCTCGATGAGAGAAAACAATTATCTATGGACTCTAGGAGGTCTCTCTCACAGACAGTTCCAGAAACTTCACTACCCAAGGAAAAAACAATGGCACCTCTTATAAAATCTCATTCATTCTCAGCTGATTCAGGACAACAAAGTCCAAAACCGTATATGAGAAAATTTAAGACACCTTTAATGATAGCTGAAGAAAAgtacagacaacaaaaagaagagcTTGAAAAACAGAAACTTGAGAGTTCTTGCTACAACACAGTCAAAAGAGAAAGCCCCAGTCAAAACATGCCAGAGCTACAAAAGGAAGTACTGTtacaaaaaacaaatgaggagGCTCCCCTACCTGGACTGGATTCAGGGGTCACTTTGGTTCAACCTAACCCAGACTCCCAAAGTCATTCTCAAGCCCTAGGAGTGTGTATGGACAACCCGCTTTCCACAACACGAGCGGGGACGGTCACCACCGAGGGGCTCCAGCATGTTCTAGCAGCCTCAGAAGAAAAAGCTACCACGAAAAAGGAAGTTTTACAGAGCTCATGGGACACGTTACAATCTATATCAGCTTGTGAAATTAAACAGAGGCACCAGGAGTATAGTGCACAAGAAACACAACACAAGAAATATCTGGAGGACTTGCATTTGCCCCAAAGAAAACCTGTTTCCCCAAGTTTCAAAGTTAAAACTATCAAGCTTCCTACTGCAGATCACAAATTAAATGAAGCAGACCGCATCTATGAAAGCCACAGAAAGCAATCCGACATTGATGTTCAAACCATTAGCAAAGAACAGTACCAGaaaactgagaaaactgaagcaagcACTGACTATAGTAATAAGCAATCTGTAGCTGAAAAATATTATCAATTACctaagaaggagaaaagagtaaCAATAAAACTACCTACGGAACCCACAGAGAAAAGCCATGAAAGTAAACTCAATATAGTTTCTGAGAAGCAAAGAGAATTTAGAGAATCTGAGAGTGGGAAACCTCCAGGAAGTGAAAGAACAAATCAGGAACCATCAACAATTGGTCCAAAGGAAGAGAGACTAATagttgaaagaaaacaagaa
Above is a genomic segment from Lutra lutra chromosome 3, mLutLut1.2, whole genome shotgun sequence containing:
- the XIRP2 gene encoding xin actin-binding repeat-containing protein 2 isoform X1, coding for MERYQAAVSRGDYRSFSANMMEESGMCTVPGGLARVKKQFEKDKFASSCNTLSQDQYQHHNRSEQEVIHSSQVDISRNSQETERNEQEVSKTHKSDVLGTEMASHLKKHTEEISQASQLPQYVQETVIDTPEDEEIPKVSTKFLKEHFEKSAQEKVLYSDNEMTPAKQSKIGSEYEETLKASSVVDTSSTSCMSTCQRKETSTTKHNDHSATSSTLVQVNATAKGKTEEFPPPPPDIFQTPIDMAAFSQSPEFPNPPRIPPVPKELYSKQRNLYELNRLYKHMHPELRKNLEKHYISEVSEIVSSQVNPGSSVSADVQQVRYVFENTNDSSQKTLNSEREHLEWDEILKGEVQSMRWIFENQPLDSINNDSPDENNINQGIADQEIIAGGDVKYTTWMFETQPIDTLGDHSSGIEENAEKIPELARGDVRTARWMFETTPLDSMNKMHQEEESGVTAVKDISGGDVKTVRYMFETQHLDQLGQLHSVDEVHLLQLRSELKEIKGNVRRSIKCFETQPLYVIRDGLGQMLEIKTVHREDVEKGDVRTARWMFETQPLDTINKDITEIKVVRGISMEENVKGGVSRAKWLFETQPLEKIKEKSEEVIIEKETIIGTDVSRKCWMFETQPLDILKEVPDAGPLRSEEIIGGDVQTTKYLFETLPIEALKDSPDVGKLQKITASEEEKGDVRHQKWIFETQPLEDIRENKKEYIRTVKLEEVDRGDVKNYTHIFESNNLIKFDASHKIEVEGVTRGAVELNKSLFETTPLYAIQDHLGKYHQVKTVQQKEILRGDVRSCRWLFETRPIDQFDESIHKFQIIRGISAQEIQTGNVKSAKWLFETQPLDSIKYFSNVEEGESKTEQATDIIKGDVKTCRWLFETQPMESLYEKVSLMTGSEEIHKGDVKACTWLFETKPLDTIKDDSEATVKLQTVKQEEIQGGDVRTACFLFETENLDSIQGEEGKEIKALEMDIQAGDVSSMRHKFENQSLDSISSSSEEVLKKIKALKTEDIQKGNVLNCRWLFENQPIDMIKESQEGDELVKTVTDVQGGDVRKGCFIFETFSLDEIKEESDCLSTKKTNTEEVMKGDVKSYRMLFETQPLYAIQDREGYYHEVTTVKKEEVIHGDVRGTRWLFETKPLDSINQSETVYVIKSVTQEDIQKGDVSSVRYKFETQPLDQISEEAHDAMSTVEHIQGGDVKTSKQFFESENCGKNTYIRTVSVNEIQKGNVKTSTWLFETHTIDELRGEGSEYEHIKTVTQEDTQKGDVKQAVWLFENQTLDSIKEADENTTKIIKEEIPPSDVKTTTWLFETTPLHEFNESRVEKVEIIGKSIKETLGELYSQKVIAAPGIIIEADEVGDVRMAKYKLMNQASPEIQKEDIIRVDLRNIMVNLLSKRDCTKKEIWVSEEEKGNVNLTKTQLLNRSTEFHAEKEEIVSGDVQQAIKNLFSEERSIKKGILIQEDERGDINMTIYCLLHENAGDTVEREEVIGGDVKRTIHNLLSSISNNKISERAKIDASERGNVQFFTTCIEIGALDYLKQLQMESSETLTARKQEREEEIIGGDVEGTKLLLKKRQSHVERTVRETDVIPGDVHNTVKVFMTEPQTTCCKTPKEEIIKGDLKSTLNSLSQAINQKTVAKTEEIIKGDMLATLESLKESNHQWKESKQPNAIPGDIEKAIECLEKTANTRTEILKKELIRDDLEISLRNLKEAERAFKEVDKRAVVKEDVKGVMGGSSEEQKTKIHQVAVQRDTRSVLQPRPGPFEPAARWQGKADVPNQTTGKSYHGNLIEERTEVTLPKAPKGTVKIVIDREQNNDALEKSLRKLSNSHHKAINNVLESGDKIGIWTDTTTEQHLSDEHVSRQLTSTVSAKENLKTKMSETVTEQKNAVYNSIQSVDKTVEKQQTQTCKLRNDHQRTESFSVKSPKNTKNTKIPTDKQSLKPSPTQGLVNMTVRETCEASEDLQTQTLLKQELQCSNKYIKKKTMNPQPTLPTDQDISDVTQVKVSPKSHSKFKATDKKQTDVHLKSQDFLMKTNTSTDLKMAMEMSFNSINGNPANNGKESECSLPPPSPPPPPPSNASSEIEFPLPPPPPLMMVPEKNAPEMIKAEFESFPGLPLPPPPEVDKSERECLSAFLPPPPPPTPSLKPAHLLSSSVQEKHRGTFTQYSQEGSSSRQTHSQAKVLIGKSVLLPPPTLPKPKFPKQIEDKKNRGSPKVELETSLPDTECKITPSKGQERVIIMATSCEQTEMKKNMSRRSLDERKQLSMDSRRSLSQTVPETSLPKEKTMAPLIKSHSFSADSGQQSPKPYMRKFKTPLMIAEEKYRQQKEELEKQKLESSCYNTVKRESPSQNMPELQKEVLLQKTNEEAPLPGLDSGVTLVQPNPDSQSHSQALGVCMDNPLSTTRAGTVTTEGLQHVLAASEEKATTKKEVLQSSWDTLQSISACEIKQRHQEYSAQETQHKKYLEDLHLPQRKPVSPSFKVKTIKLPTADHKLNEADRIYESHRKQSDIDVQTISKEQYQKTEKTEASTDYSNKQSVAEKYYQLPKKEKRVTIKLPTEPTEKSHESKLNIVSEKQREFRESESGKPPGSERTNQEPSTIGPKEERLIVERKQEHLNKSSQKAVKQKVTDVHLDSQTQNFQQMQIETSGSQAEHKKLPQPYNNLEEEKCLGVKGIQQKQVFSNTKDSKQEITQNKSLFSSVKESQQDDGTCAINILEFLRKREELQQILSRVKQFEVEPDKNGFKTFQTLLNIIPVWLLSEEKRQYGVCIAMENNIEKIKEEITHIKTQAEEMLVSCENIIQTAMMSSKAEKQRNKPTSLNETSSELSNVSERRENTIVEKTEHRQVAAQHEAAARNHVKTHQEIKLEDSKVLPPSLKTRPPSPTFITIESTARRPETSPKDERSQSPKKDGFAAASPRSPAPQASRAGPAKASPSPPRSRSEQLFRLKDTTAKLARGAAPCPSGTPVPLVEKRSEIITSPATLRRQIKIETRGRDSPPTITIPISVNHVDGGSFRGSREAQEEIRQVEKMATYVHHDAGGSAPRRLPDAESFDSVEIIRTVQGPRRAEHAQRYDAARHAVAMADSFLSDREKEIDRWFREFEAGPVFEAKSTRRVYTNGEADHSIKQESRSFCKEEYGSTSVENSSFTGFSCNHARELQESIPVRHPSIRSETRSVSECFSGVDAFEDRVVGSTMTTVSSSHGSEAGKSGFDFKHAPPTYEDVIAGHSLDISDSPKELRRNFQKAWQESESVFQSLGFETSDASATEMRTTFQEESAFISEAATPRQGNMYTLSKDCLSNGVPSSRQAEFP